Genomic window (Mycoplasma leachii PG50):
CTGTTCATTTAAATTTAGTGTTTAGTTTATAAAAAAACTTAGTAAAAAAATGAATGTTATAACTACTAATAACTATTAAAAAACCTAAGTTTAAATCTTTTATTAACTCACCAAACTTAGTGGATTTATCTATTGATTCAAATAAAAACATACTAGCTAGTTTATTTGTGTAAAAATAATTAGTTAAAAAGAAATTACTTCTAATTCCATTACTAATTTTTTCTACTTTATAATTAATCATTTCAAAATTGATAAACTGTTTATTTAAATAATTAAAAAAGTCAAATTGATAAAAACTAGTGTTACTTTCTAATTTGTTAAACACACCAGATATTTCTATTATTTGATCTAATAAAAACTTATTGTTATAGTCATTAATATAAAACTTAATATTTTTATATATTAAAATAGCATAATTGGTTTTTTTATCAATAACACCACTTGTAATAGTTTTGTTATTTAAATAGGTTAAATCAGTTTGTTTAAACCAAAACATATATACTAAAAACACTAAATTAATAGAAATAAAAATTAAAAGTATTTTCAAAATATTTTTATAATTTAAATAATAGTTAAACTTAAAAAGAAAATTGCTAGAATTAAATAATTAGGGCTTAAAGTTAAAATAAAATTAACACTCATACAAATACTTAACAATAAAAATAACAAAAAATAGTGCTTTAATATTAAAAAGTTATAAAAATCAATCATAAATATCTTAATATTTTTCATTTTCTTTTCCTCATTAGTGTTTTAGAAAAATACAAAATAAAAAAGTTAGATTTTTTAAAAATTTCTTATTATTATTAAAATTAAAATATTTATATATTTAAAAGACGTTTTTTAAAAATATAAATAAAAAAATTATTAATTAGTTTAATTGAAATTAAAAATTAAGAATGCTATTATTATATAGGCAATTGTGACTCGTTAGCTCAGCCGGTAGAGCAACTGGCTTTTAACCAGTGGGTCCGGGGTTCGAATCCCCGACGAGTCACCATGGGGGATTGGCGGAATTGGCAGACGCACTAGACTTAGGATCTAGCGTCTTTGACGTAAGGGTTCAAGTCCCTTATCCCCCACCAATTTTGAATTTAACCAGATTTTTCTGGTTTTTTATTTGAAATTTTAAAATGTTATTTTAAGAAATAAAAAAGTTAAAAAAAGAGTAATTAATATATTGAAAAAAAATTTAAATAATTATATACTCTATATTGTATGACTAAGATATAAATATCTTAGCAATCACGATCTTTGAAAACTAAATAGAATAATTATTGTACAAATCTTGTCAAAAGATTTATTTGAGTAATAAAAAACTTATAACAATAAAAATAGTCAGAATCACTTTTATTTAAAATTTTAAAATGAGAGTTTGATCCTGGCTCAGGATAAACGCTGGCGGCATGCCTAATACATGCAAGTCGAACGGGGGTGCTTGCACCTCAGTGGCGAACGGGTGAGTAACACGTATCTAACCTACCTTATAGCGGGGGATAACTTTTGGAAACGAAAGATAATACCGCATGTAGATCTTATTATCGCATGAGAAAAGATCAAAAGAACCGTTTGGTTCACTATGAGATGGGGATGCGGCGTATTAGCTAGTAGGTGAGATAATAGCCCACCTAGGCGATGATACGTAGCCGAACTGAGAGGTTGATCGGCCACATTGGGACTGAGATACGGCCCAGACTCCTACGGGAGGCAGCAGTAGGGAATTTTTCACAATGGACGAAAGTCTGATGAAGCAATGCCGCGTGAGTGATGACGGCCTTCGGGTTGTAAAGCTCTGTTGTAAGGGAAGAAAAAATAAAGTAGGAAATGACTTTATCTTGACAGTACCTTACCAGAAAGCCACGGCTAACTATGTGCCAGCAGCCGCGGTAATACATAGGTGGCAAGCGTTATCCGGATTTATTGGGCGTATAGGGTGCGTAGGCGGTTTTGCAAGTTTGAGGTTAAAGTCCGGAGCTCAACTCCGGTTCGCCTTGAAAACTGTTTTACTAGAATGCAAGAGAGGTAAGCGGAATTCCATGTGTAGCGGTGAAATGCGTAGATATATGGAAGAACACCTGTGGCGAAAGCGGCTTACTGGCTTGTTATTGACGCTGAGGCACGAAAGCGTGGGGAGCAAATAGGATTAGATACCCTAGTAGTCCACGCCGTAAACGATGAGTACTAAGTGTTGGGGTAACTCAGCGCTGCAGCTAACGCATTAAGTACTCCGCCTGAGTAGTATGCTCGCAAGAGTGAAACTCAAAGGAATTGACGGGGACCCGCACAAGTGGTGGAGCATGTGGTTTAATTCGAAGCAACACGAAGAACCTTACCAGGGCTTGACATCCAGTGCAAAGCTATAGAGATATAGTAGAGGTTAACATTGAGACAGGTGGTGCATGGTTGTCGTCAGTTCGTGCCGTGAGGTGTTGGGTTAAGTCCCGCAACGAACGCAACCCTTGTCGTTAGTTACTAACATTAAGTTGAGAACTCTAACGAGACTGCTAGTGTAAGCTAGAGGAAGGTGGGGATGACGTCAAATCATCATGCCCCTTATGTCCTGGGCTACACACGTGCTACAATGGCTGGTACAAAGAGTTGCAATCCTGTGAAGGGGAGCTAATCTCAAAAAACCAGTCTCAGTTCGGATTGAAGTCTGCAACTCGACTTCATGAAGCCGGAATCACTAGTAATCGCGAATCAGCTATGTCGCGGTGAATACGTTCTCGGGTCTTGTACACACCGCCCGTCACACCATGAGAGTTGGTAATACCAGAAGTAGGTAGATTAACCATTTGGAGAGCGCTTCCCAAGGTAGGACTAGCGATTGGGGTGAAGTCGTAACAAGGTATCCGTACGGGAACGTGCGGATGGATCACCTCCTTTCTATGGAGATATTTATATTACTGACTATTTAATTCTATTTAGTTTTCAGAGATCGTAAAACATCTCTGAAAATACAGATTGTTCTTTGAAAACTGAATATTAGATGAAATGCAATTTTCTGATTATAACAATATTTATAATTAGATAATTATTACGAAATTAAATTCGTAATGACATCAAAAACAATTAACTAAAATTAATTGAGTTACAAATTGCTAGAAAGATTTTCTAAAAAATAGTAAGAGCATATGGTGAATGCCTTGGAAAATGGAGCCGAAGAAGGACGTGACTACCTGCGATAAGTCTGGGGGAGCTGGAAGTAAGCTTTGATCCCGGAATTTCCGAATGGGGAAACCTAACATGATTTATCTCATGTTATCTATAAGTGAATACATAGCTTATATGATGGGAACCTAGGGAACTGAAACATCTTAGTACCTAGAGGAAAAGAAAATAATAATGATTCTGCTAGTAGCGGCGAGCGAAAACGGAACAGGCCAAACCATCCTATGGGGTGGGGTTGTAGGACTTTTGTTCGAGTTAGAAAATCATTGTATAATAGAAGCTACTGGGAAGTAGCGCCATAGAGGGTGATAGCCCCGTATATGAAATATAATGATCTCAATAAAGTATCCTGAGTACGGCGAAACACGTGAAATTTTGTCGGAATCTGCCAAGACCACTTGGTAAGCCTAAATACTACCATTTTACCGATAGTGAACCAGTACCGTGAGGGAAAGGTGAAAAGCACCCCGAAAGGGGAGTGAAATAGTCCCTGAAACCATATGCTTACAAGAAGGTAGAGCCCGTTAATGGGTAATACTGTGCTTTTTGTAGAAAGAGCCGGCGAGTTACTATTGCATGCAAGGTTAAGTTGATATAAACGGAGCCGTAGTGAAAGCGAGCCTTAATAGGGCGTTTAGTATGTAGTAGTAGACACGAAACCAGGTGATCTAGCCATGAGCAGGTTGAAGTTAGGGTAAAACCTAATGGAGGACCGAACCAGTATTCGTTGAAAAGACTTTGGATGACTTGTGGCTAGCGGTGAAATTCCAATCGAACCTGGAGATAGCTAGTTCTCCCCGATATATCTTTAAGGATAGCGTTGTGTGAATTGTTATGGAGGTAGAGCACTGAATCTATGATGGCTGCACCTAGCGGTACTGATTAGAATTAAACTCCGAATGCCATAATTTGTGCACAGCAGTCAGAACATGGGTGATAAGGTCCATGCTCGTGAGGGAAACAGCCCAGATCGTCAGCTAAGGTCCCTAAGTGTAAACTAAGTGTGTAAGGATGTGGAACTGCACAGACAGCTAGGATGTTGGCTTAGAAGCAGCCATCATTTAAAGAGTGCGTAACAGCTCACTAGTCGAGTGATTCTGCGCCGAAAATGTACCGGGGCTTAAGTTTACCACCGAAGCTACGGATTGTATGTAAATACAGTGGTAGGGGAGCGTTCTAAATATGATGAAGTCAGACTGTGAAGACTGGTGGAGTGTTTAGAAGTGATTATGCCGGCATGAGTAACGTTTGGAAGTGAGAATCTTCCATGCCGTTTGACCAAGGTTTCCTGGGCAAGGTTCGTCCACCCAGGGTTAGTCAGGACCTAAGGCGAGGCTGACAAGCGTAGTCGATGGACAACAGGTTGATATTCCTGTACCAGTTAATTAGTGATGGAGTGACGAAGAAGGATAATATATCCCGGGTGCTGGATATCCCGGGCTAAGCACAAAGATGGCAATGTTGGCAAATCCGCATTGTGTTAACATTGAAGTGTGAAAATAGGGGAGTGAACGGTTCGCCTAGTAACGAAGTATATGACTCCACGCTTCCAAGAAAAGCTTCTAACTTAATAATTAACTGCCTGTACCTAGAACGAACACACGTGGTCAAGGAGAAAATCCTAAGGCAAGCGAGATAACTGTAGCTAAGGAACTCTGCAAAATAACTCCGTAACTTCGGAAGAAGGAGTGCTCATTTATGATGAGCCGCAGTAAAGAGGGAGGGGCAACTGTTTAACAAAAACACAGCTCTCTGCTAAGTCGCAAGACGATGTATAGGGGGTGACACCTGCCCAGTGCCGGAAGGTTAAAAGGAGAAGTCAGCGCAAGCAAAGCTTTGAATTGAAGCCCCGGTGAACGGCGGCCGTAACTATAACGGTCCTAAGGTAGCGAAATTCCTTGTCAGGTAAATTCTGACCCGCACGAAAGGTGTAATGATCCCTTCGCTGTCTCGGCTGCAGACTCGGTGAAATTTTAGTACCGGTGAAGATGCCGGTTACCCGCAACTAGACGGAAAGACCCCGTGGAGCTTTACTATAACTTGATATTGAAATTTGGTATAACGTGTAGAGGATAGGTGGGAGACTGTGAGACTAGGACGCTAGTTCTAGTGGAGTCAACCTTGGAATACCACCCTCGTTATATTGGATTTCTAACTTGAATCCATTATCTGGATTAAGGACAGTGTCTGGTGGGTAGTTTGACTGGGGCGGTCGCCTCCCAAAAAGTAACGGAGGCGCTCAAAGGTATCCTCAGTATGGTTGGAAATCATACATAGAGCGCAAAGGTAGAAGGATGCTTAACTGCGAGACTTACAAGTCGAACAGATACGAAAGTAGGACTTAGTGATCCGGCGGTCCCGTGTGGAAGGGCCGTCGCTCAACGGATAAAAGTTACCCCGGGGATAACAGGCTTATCTCCCCCAAGAGTTCACATCGACGGGGAGGTTTGGCACCTCGATGTCGGCTCATCGCATCCTGGAGCTGTAGTCGGTTCCAAGGGTTGGGCTGTTCGCCCATTAAAGCGGTACGCGAGCTGGGTTCAGAACGTCGTGAGACAGTTTGGTCCCTATCTGTTGTGGGCGTTGGAAAATTGAAAAGAGCTGTTCCTAGTACGAGAGGACCGGAATGGATGCACCTCTGGTGCTCCTGTTGTCACGCCAGTGGCATAGCAGGGTAGCTATGTGCAGAAAGGATAATCGCTGAAGGCATCTAAGCGAGAAGCCTCCTTTAAGATGAATTTTCCCATTCATAAGATGTAAGATCCCATGTAGACCACATGGTTGATAGGATGGATGTGTAAGTGCTGTGAGGCATTAAGCTAACCATTACTAATAGATCGAGAGAATTTTAGAAAAAAGCAATTTTAACTTACATTTCAAACTAATAATCAGTTTTCAAAGAACAATCAAAAAATAATCTGGTGGTTATAGCATAGAGGTCACACCTGTTCCCATGCCGAACACAGAAGTTAAGCTCTATTACGGTGAAGATATTACTTATGTGAGAAAATAGCAAGCTGCCAGTTTATAAGAACCCTAGTGGTTCTTTTTTAATATATACTTGAATTAAAGCTAAAATACTATAGAATATTAATTTAGCATTTTATAGGTATAATTATAAAAAATATGAAAGGAATATGATGAATAAAAAAAATATTATTATTTTTTCAGACTTAGATGGTACATTATTGTATGATGATTACATATTTTCACCAAAAACTATTGAAGTTGTTGAAAAATTATACAAAAAAGGAATATACTTAATCCCAATAACTGCTAGAACAATTAAAGACTTAAAGCAAAAGGCTAATTTATTAGGAATTGATAAATTTAAAGGAATTATAGTAGCAAGTAATGGTGCTCAAATTTATGATTATAAAACTGATAAGCTTATTTTTGATCAAACATTACCAAAAGAATTCATCAAAGAAATATTTAATAGATATCATAATAAGTTTTTTGCTAAATTAATTTTTTATTCTCCAAATTGTTGTTATGTTTTTGCAGAAGGTAGAAATAGTAAATATTGAGCTCATCAAGTCATGGGATTAAAATACATTTCAGTAGATTCACCAGATCAAATTGATGAACCTATAACTCATTTTTATATTGTTACAAATAGTAAAGCTACACCAGAAGAAAATCTTAATGAATATAAATACTTAATGAATCATTATTCAGATGATTATAAAGTAGATAGTTATAACAATAGAGTGTTTGATATTTCAGTTAAAGGTGTTGACAAAGGTTGTGGGGTTAATAAAGTAATGCAATATCTAAATTTAGATGAAACAACTACTCACTCATACGGATTTGGTGATGGACCAAACGATTTTTCATTGCTAAAAGCTTGTACAACTGGAGTTGCAATGAAAAATGGAATTATTGAATTAAAAGAAATAGCAGACGATATCACAGATTATTCAAATGATAAAGATGGTGTTGCTAGATATATTTGTGATAAAATTTTAAATGTAGACTAGGAGAGTTTATAATGGCAGATATAATTAAAATCACTTCAAAAGAACAATTTGACAAAGAAATTAAAGAAGGAAAAGTTTTAGTAGACTTTAACGCTACTTGATGTGGACCTTGTAAAATGTTAGCACCAATTCTTCATGATTTTGCTAAAAAGGTAGACGGTGTTAAATTTTTAGATGTAGATGTTGATTTAAATCGTCAAGTTGCTGAAGAATTTAAAATAATGTCAATTCCTACACTAATAACTTTTGAGAATGGAAATCAGAAAAACAAACATATAGGTTTTGCTACTCCTGACCAATTAAAAAATTTAATTGACTAATATAAAACCAACCTTTTTTAGTTCTTAGGTTGGTTTTTATTATAAAGAGCTTATTAGTTTTGTTTAATTTTTAATAAAAAAGTAGAACTTTTCTTTTCTTAGTTCTACTTTTTTTATTCTTTTGGTTTCATTTGTGGAAATAACAAAACGTCTTTAATAGAGTCAGAATTAGTTAAAAGCATAACTAATCTATCAATTCCAATACCAATACCCGCAGTTGGTGGCATCGCATGTTCTAAAGCTTCAACAAAATCAATATCCATATCATTTGCTTCGTCATTTCCTTTAGATTCTTCTTCTAGTTGAGCCTTAAATCTCTCATACTGATCAATTGGATCATTTAATTCACTAAAAGCATTAGCATATTCTCTACCAATAATAAATAATTCAAATCTATCAGTAAATCTTGGATCATTTGGATTTGATTTTGCTAATGGAGAAATTTCTTTTGGATGCCCATAAACGAATGTGGGTTCAATAATAGTTGATTCAACAAATTCTTCATAAAATAAGTTAATTATATGTCCAACAGATTCTTGGTGTTTTTCAACATAAACATTATGTTTTTTAGCTAGTTCTAAGGCTTGTTCCACAGTCATTTCTTGTCAAAAATCAACACCCGTAACTTGTTTAATTCCATCAACCATATGTAATCTTTTAAAAGGTTTTGATAAATCAATTTTAACGTTGTTATATTCTATTACACTACTTGAATTTACCGCTGAATTACATACTCTAAAAATTTCTTCAGTTAAGTCCATTAAAAAGAACATATCTTCATAAGCAACATATAACTCAATACTTGTAAATTCAGGGTTGTGTCTTGTGCTCATACCTTCATTTCTAAAAATACGTCCTATTTCATAAACTCCTTCAAAACCACCAACAATTAAACGTTTTAAATGTAATTCTGTTGCTATTCTTAAATAAACATCAGTATTTAAAACATTATAATGAGTAACAAACGGTTTAGCAGAAGCTCCACCTTTTAATGAATGCAAAATAGGAGTCTCAACTTCCATATAACCTCTATTATCTAAAAAATTTTGCATTGTTCTTATAATTTTAGTTCTAGCTTGAAATGTTTTTCTAACGTCATGATTCATAATTAGGTCAACATATCTTCTACGATATTTTTCTTCTATATCTTGAATTCCAGCATGTTTATCAGGTAAAGGTCTTAAAGCTTTAGATAGTAAGACAACCTCTTTACATCTAATTGATAATTCACCATGATCTGTTCTCATCATGATCCCTTTTACTCCAATAATATCTCCAAGATCTAAATCCCTAAAATCTTCAAAAGCTTCTTGACCTATTTCATCTAATCTTACATATAATTGAATACTTGAATCTTGATCATCAATATTAACAAATGCAGCTTTTTTTCCAGCTTCTCTATATAACTTAATTCTTCCAGCTACAATAACTAGTTCTTGAGTTAAATTTAATAACTCTTCTTTACTATAATCTTTATATTTTTCATTTAACTTTAATAATGTAGTGTTTCTTTTTCAGTTTGTTATTTTATAAGGATCTTTATTTTGATCAACTAAATTTTTATATTTATTTCTTCTAACTAATTCTTGTTCACTAAATTTTCTATCATCTAACATATTTATTCTTCTCTATACTCCTTAATAATATTTTCTACATCCTTAACGGTTTCTATCTTATTCGCTTTTTCTTTTAGAATCTTAGTTAGTTGTTTATTATTTAAAACATCTAAATATCAAGTTAAATGTTTTCTAAATTCTTTAATAGCAATTGGCTCAGTTTTAAGATCTACTAACAATTTTAAATGTTCTAAAACTGTTGTTTTTCATTCATCAAAATTAGGCTTTTCCAATTCTTTTCCTGTTTTTAAATAATGATTAATTTGTTCAAAAATTCAAGGATTTCCTTGACAAGCTCTTGATATCATTACAGCATCACAACCAGTTTCATCTAACATTTTTTTAGCAGATTTAGCATCGATAACATCACCATTTCCAATTACTGGAATACTAACAGCTTGTTTTACTTCTTTGATTTTTTCTCAATCGGCATGACCAGTATAAAAATCACTTCTAGTTCTAGCGTGGACTGCAATTGCACTTGCTCCTGCTTTTTGAATTAGTTTAGCAACTTCAACAGCATTAACACTATTTTTATCTCATCCTAACCTAATTTTTGCAGTAACTGGCTTAGTAGTATTTTTAACAACATTTTTTACAATCTCATAAATTAATTCAGGGGTTTTTAATAAAGCTGATCCACTTTGAGAACGTATAGCAACTTTAGGAGCTGGACAACCTAAATTTAAATCAATAATGTCGCAATTTACATTATTTTCAATTCACTTAGTAGCTGTTATAAATTCTTCAACATTATTTCCAAAAATTTGCATACTTATTGGATGTTCAATTTTATTAACATTTAACATATCAAGTGTTTTTTTATTATCATGAACCATTCCTGCAACTGAAACCATTTCAGCATAAACTAAACTAGCTCCATGTTGTTTTGAAATTATTCTAAAAGCTTCATTACTAACTCCAGCCATTGGTCCTTGAACTACTTTACCTTGAATTTCTACATTACCAATTTTCATTTTAACCCAATCTTTTTCCGTGTGCATATAACTTAGAATTTACATCAGTAAAAAACACTCATACTTTTTGAGAATAATTTTTAAAATAATCAATAATAAAATCAGCTAGAAGTTGTTCTTTATCTGGTCTTGACATTCACTCAACTGTTACATAAATTGGATTAGTATTTGATTCTGTTATAAAAATTTCAGAATTTTCTCAAATAACAAAAATATTTTTTGAATCTGCTTTTACTAAATCTGCAATTTTTTCAATATTTTTTGAGAATTGTTTAACTTGATCTTTTTCTAAACCACTAAACTTAATGATTGGCATAATAAATTTCTCTTTTTCTATGTAATTTTAATTACAAAATAAATAATTATAGTAAATCAAAAAATAATAAATTTTATAAACTAATTAACCAAATAATTATTTAATAAATTCTTGGTTATTAAAATACGGTCTTAATAATGTTGGTAAAATTAATTTTTCACCATCTCAATAATTTTCTAAAATAGCTGCAATCAGTCTATCAACTGCAACTCCACTTCCATTTAATGTGTGAACTAATTTAATTTTTGAATCTTTATCTTTAAATCTTGTTTGCATATTTCTAGCTTGAAAATCAGTACAATTTGAACATGAAGATATTTCACGATATTTATTTTGTTCTGGAAATCAAACTTCTAAATCATAGGTTTTAGCAGAACTAAAACCAATATCTCCACTACATAATTCAACAACTCTATAAGGTAAATCAAACATATTTAAAACATCTTCAGCATCCTTAATTAGCATTTCTAATTCATTCATTGATTCTTCTGGATGAACAATCTTTACTAACTCAACTTTATTAAATTGATGTAATCTAATCATTCCTTTAGTATCTCTTCCAGCGCTTCCTGCTTCTTGTCTAAAACATTGAGTAAAAGAAGTATATTTTAAAGGTAAAACATCATAAGTCAAAATTTCATTAGCATGCAAATTAGTTAAAGGAACTTCACTTGTTGGAATTAAATATTGTTCTCCAACTTGATACATATCTTCACTAAATTTTGGTAATTGACCTGTTCCTAACATAACACTTTTATTTACAATTAAAGGACAAAAAATTTCCTTATAGCCATGTTTTTCATGTCTTTTTAATAAAACATCAGCAATGGATCTAACTAATTTTGAACCTAATCCAGTATAAATTAAAAATCTTGACCCACTCAATTTAACTCCCTTTTCAAAATCTACTAGACCTAATTTTGTAGCTATTTGTCAATGTGGAGTAGAATGTTTTAATAAATTGGAATGGTTTGATTTTCTAATTTCAACATTATCTTCATCGCTTTTACCAAAATAAATATCTTTGTGTGGCAAATTAGGAATATATGATAGTTTTTCTAAGATTTGATCATTAACAGTTCTTAACTCATCATCTATTTTGATAATTTGTTCATTTAAACTAACAACTTCAGCTTTTGCTTTGTCAGCTTGTTCATTTTTTTTATCTTTAATTAATATTCCAATTTCTTTTGATAACTGATTTTTTCTAGATTTTAATGCTTCAAATTTAACTAATATTTGTTTTCTTTTAAGATTTTTTTCTACTGCATATTTTAAATCTTCACTATAATCTTGCTGATTACGTTTATTTAATCTTTGAATTACTTCATCTAAATTCTGTTCAATATAATTAATGTCTAGCATTACAAAAAACTCCTTTTATTAAAATTAATTATATTATAAGTAATTCTTAAAACAAAAAACAAGCCGTGGCTTGTTTTGATATTATTGATATATTTTTGTAATTTTATTAAGTAATCCTAATGTTTTTCCTAACATTGGTCCTGCTAAGAATAAGAATCCTATAGTACCAATATTTACATAGTTTAGTAAGAATTTAGCTTTAATATCTCAAGATATAGGATTTACTAAAAGCATAATAACTCCAGGAATAATAATTAATACATCCATTAACACTCTTGAAACATTAAATGGTAATTTAGTTAATCTCATAAAGTTTGTGTTGATTGAGTTATATGATCCTAATAATCAACCTGAGTGAATTCAAAATGTTAGTCCAACAATATATAAAACAAATGCAATTGTGAAAAATATTGTTCTAAATTGGTAAGCAGTTGATTGATTAAACAATCAATCTAAATATCCAATTACTTTTAACATTTCAATTTGACCATCAATTACATATGATAATCCAACATTAATAATTACATCTAAAACAATTAGTGGTATTAATTGTAATCATAGCTTTTTATCTTTTGTTATTTTGTATTCTCTAATAATTGATAACACTAGAAACACAACTGAAACTAGTAATAAAAATCCATATAATGACATTAAAGCTAGTTTGTAATTAGTTGCAGCAACTAATCCTTCAACAGTTTTTTCATTAACTTTTGCTCAATCTTTAAACAATGCTAATATACTAAAGTTTGTAAAATCTACTTGACTTGCTCCTACTGCTGTTGGCACATATAAAGCAATTGACAATGAAAACAAATACAATCCAATTAGTAAACAACCTAACCTAATTAAGTATTGTTTTTTGTTTTGACTAATACTTGTTTTTAAATTGCAAAAATATTTTTTCATTCTTATCTCCTTTTTAGTTTTCATAATATTATAACCTAGGAAACATTTATTTTAACATTTTTTTAATAAAGTATATAGTAAATATAAATATCTAATTTATTAATTGATAAAAGCATTACATAAATACAATACACTAATAACATAATAGAATCTATAATAAAAAAATCAAACTCTAAAAATCTATTTTTTAAATTAAAAAAATAATATATTTATAATTTTTAATGAATTTAATTAAGATTTAAAAATAGATATAAAAAATCTAGCGAGGGGGGTTGCTAGATTTTTATCTTTTTATTATATTGCATTATCTATTTCTGTATATTGAATATTTAATGAATCAGCAACATTTTTATAAACTAATTTACCATTAACAGTTTGTACACCTAATTTTAATGCACTATTGTCTTGAATAGCTTTTTTTCACCCTTTTGATGCAATTTCTACTACATAAGTAAGTGTAGCATTAGTCAAAGCAATTGTTGAAGTTCTTGGAACTGCTCCAGGAATGTTTGGAACTGAGTAATGAATAACATTGTGTCTTATAAAAGTAGGATCAGCATGTGAACTTATATGATTAACAGTTTCAACACTTCCACCTTGATCAATAGCAACATCAATAATAACACTATTTGGTTTCATTGTTTTTACCATTTCTGTTGTTACTAATTTGGGTGCTAACTTACCAGGAATTAATACAGTTGAAATAACTACATCACTTTCTTTAACAGCTTTTGCAATATTTGCATAATTTGATTTTAATATGTTTGCTTTGTGTCCATATGTTTCATATAGTTGTCTAATTCTATTTTCATTAAATTCAATTATAGTAACATTAGCTTCCATAGCTATTGCTAATCTAAGAGCTGAAGACCCAGCAACTCCTCCACCAATAATAGTAATATTAGCTTTTGGAGTTCCAGGAGTTCCACTAACAAGTACTCCTAAAGCATCTTTATCTGTATTTTTTAATAATAAATTTGAAGCAATAATAACTGCCATTCTTCCAGCAACTTCACTCA
Coding sequences:
- the ald gene encoding alanine dehydrogenase — protein: MKIGLPKEIKQNENRVGITPVGVVELVRNNHEVLVESGAGLGSGFSDLEYEKAGAKITKNVEDVWKQEMIVKVKEPLKSEYKYFYENQIIFTYFHLAGLKDLTEELIKNKVIAIAYETVQTPDKALPLLRPMSEVAGRMAVIIASNLLLKNTDKDALGVLVSGTPGTPKANITIIGGGVAGSSALRLAIAMEANVTIIEFNENRIRQLYETYGHKANILKSNYANIAKAVKESDVVISTVLIPGKLAPKLVTTEMVKTMKPNSVIIDVAIDQGGSVETVNHISSHADPTFIRHNVIHYSVPNIPGAVPRTSTIALTNATLTYVVEIASKGWKKAIQDNSALKLGVQTVNGKLVYKNVADSLNIQYTEIDNAI